The segment TCAGATCTTCAGACACCAAGAAGTAATCAATACGCCAACCAGCATTGTTTTTACGAGCGTTGAAACGATAGCTCCACCAAGAATAGACGCCAGTTAATTCCGGGTAGAAGTAACGGAAGCTGTCGATATAGCCGTTAGAAAGCAAAACAGAAAATTTTTCCCGTTCTTGAGGAGTGAACCCGGCGCTTTTTTGATTGGTCTTCCAGTTTTTCAGATCGATTTCTTTATGAGCGACATTCAGATCCCCGCAAATGATCACGGATTTTTTTACTTTCAGCTGATTCAGATATTCGCGAAAAACATCTTCCCAAGCCATGCGATAGTCCAGCCGACGCAATTCGTTTTGTGAATTTGGCGTGTAGCAGGTAACTAAATAAAAATCGGGATATTCAAGAGTGATCACTCGTCCCTCATCATCATATTCTGGTATGCCGATGCCGTAAGCAGCACTCAACGCTGGTTCTTTGGCAAAAACAGCAGTTCCAGAGTAGCCTTTCTTTTCTGCATAATTCCAGTATTGATAATATCCGGGCAGCTCCAATTCAATTTGTCCGGCTTGCAGCTTGGTTTCTTGTAAACAAAAGAAATCAGCGTCCGAATCTTCAAAGACATCTAAAAAATTTTTTTTGACGATAGCCCGCAAGCCATTGACGTTCCAAGAAATAAATTTCACATTAACCCCTCCAGTTATTCTGTCCCCTATTTTAACTAAAAATGAGGTAAGATGAAAGTATCAGAAATGAAGGAAGTGATCTCCATGAAAATCGGTGTGATCGGCTTGGGAAATATTGCCCAAAAAGCCTACCTGCCCACTTATGTAAAACTACAGGATCAAGCGGATTTTTACTTTGCGACACGCAATCCCAAGGTCCAGCAAGAATTAAAAGCGAAATATCACCTCAATATGAACAGCACGATAGAAGAATTATTTGCCGCTGAAATCGATGCCTGTTTTATCCACAGTGCGACAACCAGCCATTATCAACTAGCCAAGACTTGTCTGGAAAAAGGCATCCATGTCTTTATGGATAAACCTGCCAGC is part of the Enterococcus mediterraneensis genome and harbors:
- a CDS encoding exodeoxyribonuclease III, which encodes MKFISWNVNGLRAIVKKNFLDVFEDSDADFFCLQETKLQAGQIELELPGYYQYWNYAEKKGYSGTAVFAKEPALSAAYGIGIPEYDDEGRVITLEYPDFYLVTCYTPNSQNELRRLDYRMAWEDVFREYLNQLKVKKSVIICGDLNVAHKEIDLKNWKTNQKSAGFTPQEREKFSVLLSNGYIDSFRYFYPELTGVYSWWSYRFNARKNNAGWRIDYFLVSEDLKEHLTDAKIHTDIIGSDHCPIELNLNFS